In Leptolyngbya sp. NIES-2104, the genomic window GAGCCGTCACTGGCTCGATTAAGCGTTGCGAACATGGGCTTAGGATTGTTCGTTCTGATCATTGGTGAAGTTTGGCAACGACGAACTGAAGGACGTTCTTCCGGTTGGGATGCTTTGCCGTTGGCGTATGGCATTTTGGCACTGAGTTTACGATCGCAGAGTTTCGCCGTTTGGACGGGATGGGTGACTTTAGGAGTAGCTGCGATCGCGATCGGGGTGGGTAGACGTGATAGTCAATTGAAACCGTTGACTTACTTGGGCATTGTTGGAACCTCGATCGCGGCTTATGAATTGGTGCTGTATCATTTCCGAACGCTGTCACTGAGTGATCAACTGATGTCGGTCGCAACGGTGGGCACAGTGTTGATGCTGCTGTATCGCGTTCCTCGATCGAGATTATTTCGTGTGCTCAATCTGAGTTCTGAAGAAATTCGACCGCTTGCCCATCTTCATTGGGGAGTGAGCAGCGTTGTATTAAGTTTGGCTGCAATTCTGACGCTGATTGATCCGGCGGTTCCTGGAAAGTTGGCGCTCGTTGGGTTTACAACGGGAATGATTTTATCTCTGTATGCGATCTGGCAGGCGCGGCATCGTCCGCCTTTAGCGATCGTCGAAATCTGGCTGTATGCGGGATTGTTAGAAGCAGCGGGATTGATGTGGTATCTCAGCACGAAGCCTTGGTTTAGTGGGCTGTTTAGTGCAGTGGTGCGCCCGTATGCTGGGGCAATTAGCGCGATCGTTGCATTTCTGATGTTTGTTCTGCCGTGGGATCGGTTTGGGTGGGCAAGACAACCTTGGCAGCGGGTCGCTTTGGCATTACCGCTACTCGTACTTATAGGAACATCATCGATCGTACATCCGGTTAGTTTGATTATCGTTGCTGTGTTTTATGCTCTGGTTGCTTCGATTCGTCGTCAGGTGCGGTGGACGTATCTCAGCATTGGATTGATCAATTGGCTGGTGTTTGATCAGTTGCATCAATTGAATGTGGAAGTGCTGTTTTGGCAAGTTTTACCGATCGGCTTGTCGATTTTATATTTTGCTCAAGTTGAACCTTCGTTTACTCAATCTTCGGGGCGAGGAGCGCGGCACTATGTTCGCATTTGTGGTGTGGGATTGATTGGGGCTACGGCATTGTTGACACAGGAGAACTATGGAATTTTACCGGGCATTGTGGGATTGATTGCGATTTTTGCTGGATTGGGGTTGAGAGTTCGTGCCTTTTTGTATGTGGGTACAGTAGTCTTTTTGCTCAATGTTATCAATCAACTGATTGTTTTTATTGCGTTGTATTCTCTGCTGAAGTGGATTATTGGATTATGTTTAGGTATTTTGCTGATTTGGATAGCGGCAAATTTTGAAACGCGACGGGAGCAAATGAATACATTGATGCAGAATTGGGTGACTCAATTACAACAGTGGCAGTGATGAATTTTCTCATGTCTACACCAATCAAAGGCATTCCCTTAAATGTTCCGCCAGCATTTTCACATGAGGCGATTTTAACAGCGAAAGATGATTTCCTGGCACTTGATAGAGTTGAATGTCATCAACCAAACTGCTCCAGCCTAATGTTGCATCCTTGCCGATCGCTTGTCCCTCAGCTCGAAACAAAGTTAAACGATCGACATAAGGTTTCGGTACATATCGATAAGCTGCCTGAGCATTTGCATACATAACTCGTAGAAGCGGTGTGAGGGTTGATTCATCTAATAACCGTAATTGAGCCGCTTCAGGAATCGATTGCACAAGTCTCGACCACTGCCATCGAGACATCCAGGATGAGCGCGATCGGTGAAGTGCCAGCGCACCGTAGTCAAGCAAAAACGGCATCATTGACCAAAGTGCAGTGCCAATGAGAAATTTCAAACTTTGATAGACAGAAAGATTAGTACGAGCAGGTGTATCAATCATGGCTAAAAGCTCAACTTGTTTTCCAGCTTGTCTAAGTTGCTGCGCCATTTCATACGCTACCCATCCCCCAAAAGACCAACCTCCTAAGCGATAGGGACCTTCTGGCTGGACTGTCTGGATCGCGTCAACGTAGTAAGACGCGATCGCTTCAATGCGATCGAGCGGCGGCGACCCGTCTAATCCTGAAGATTGGAGTCCGTAGAAACTACAATCGTTCTTGAGGGCATCTGCTAATTCCAAGTAAGGTAGCACAACGCCAAACAACGGATGTACACAGAAAAAAGCGGGTTTTGTACTTAGGGTTAAAGGAACGATCGGCGACCAAGATACTGCTGTTTGAGGTTCTACAATCGGTTCTACTTGGGTGAGGCGCTTTTGACGGTAGGCTGAGCGATCGAGTCGAACCAATGGCGGAATCTTTGAGGCTGAAGTTTCTCGTAAACTATCTAGAATTGGAGCGAGTTTTGCGATCGTTGGAGCTTCAAACACGCTCTTTAGCGGTAACTCTAATCCAAACGCATCGCGAACCCGCGAAGTCAGTTGTGTTGCTAGTAAAGAATGTCCACCCAACTCGAAAAAATTCTCGTGAATTGTCGCGTGATTCAGTCGCAGCAAGTCTTTCCAAATCTCTAACAGCATTGATTCTGTTGTCGTTTCACTAGAGCTTTGCACGATCGCTTTAGATTGATTTTGCTCCATCAAACGCAGCACTTGACGATCGACTTTGCCGTTGGTAGTCATCGGAAGTGCTGCTAATGGAACGAAAGCACTAGGGATCATGTACTCTGGTAAGCTCTGTTTCAAACATTGCCGCAGGTCGGGGATGAGTTGACGCGCAAATTGAGATTGAATTGGGTTGTTGGTGTACTGATACCAATTTGAATGAACAGTTACAGGTCGATCGATGCCGATATCAACGCCTTTCCGAACGAATAGAACATCATAGTTACCTTGATTAGTTGACCATGTAATCTCGATCGTATAAGGAATCGCTGTTTCTAAGTCCCACCAGTCTTGAGGATCAATTGCTTCAGTCGCTTGCTGTAATCGTTCTCGCATCTGTCCAACTGTTTTTGGTGCCTCTGTGTGATTGAGCCAAGTTGCAGTTCTTACCGCATCAATCACCCGACTGTTACTTACATTTGTGATTCTGAGGTAATCAGGTTTTGTCTCGGTCAAAATCTTTTTCGCAGCTGCGATCGACATTGCAGGAAGTTCCTCGACCAATCCTTCACGTGTGCTTTGATCACAATGCAGTAGAACATTGTATCGAAACTGTGTCATCTCATTGTGACTCCGACCGCGTGACAGTCGAATTTGCACTCCAGTCATTCGAGAATGTCGATCGCGCAAAGCATAGAAGAACGTCGGATCGATCGCGAGTTCTGGCTCTTCAAACTGCGATCGAGCAACTAACTGACGAAGCTCATTTCGATCAAGAGTTGCATCTGCCTGATTGAACTGCATCCAAGCATGAAAGGCATTGAGTAACCGTAAATTTCTTACATCGCCAACAAAGAGAACACCACCGGGCGCAATTCGCTCGATCGCTTGATCTAAGACTTGTAAAAGATAGTCCACTGTTGGGAAGTATTGCACGATCGAGTTCAAAATCACCAGATCGAATGTCGAATCAATTCCCTCGAAATCCGTTGCAGTTCGATGCAACAGTTCAACGTGAGGTAGTTCGCCTAATTGATGCTGAATTGTTTCTAGTGCAGCGCTCGAAAAATCCGTCGCGACATACTTTTCACAATGAGGGGCAAGTTGAAACAACAATAATCCAGTTCCGCATCCGATTTCTAGGATTCGCTTCGGTTTTAGTGCGAGGATTTGCTGAACTCGATCGTTAACCCATTCCTGCATTTGCTCGATCGGAATCGATTGCGCCGTGTAGCTACTATTCCAGCCAATTGTGTTAAACGATTGAGTTTGTTCTGAAGTTTGATAGGTTTGGTTATAGAGAGTTTGCCAGTGCTGGATTTGTTGAGACGAAAGCGATTCAGCTTCTCTTAAAGCCTGTGGATTGAGACTGAAATAAGCCAGCAATCGCTTCTCACTTTCTGTATTTCCAGAAGTAATAATTGCTGCATCCTGAACTGCTGGATGGCGTTGTAAGGTTGTTTCAATTTCTCCTAACTCGACTCGGAAGCCTCGAATTTTAATTTGATTATCGATACGACCGAGAAACTCGATCGCACCATCCGCCCGAAAACGAGCGAGATCGCCAGTCTTGTAAAGTATCGAGTCTTTCCAGCGAATAAATCGTTCTGCTGTCAATTCTGGACGATCGAGATAACCACGAGCAATTCCTTCACCACCGATATACATCTCACCCGAAATTCCGACCGGAACAGGATTCAAATCTGCATCAAAGATGTACACTTGCGTATTTTGAATCGGATGACCAATCAAAGATGGAGCATCGCCAGGATGAAGTTCTGCAACCGTTGACCAGATTGTTGCTTCTGTCGGTCCATACGCATTAAAAAAATGTCGATCGACTGACCAGCGATCGATGACTTGACTAGAGCAAGCTTCTCCACCCGTAATCAAAACTTGAAGTTCAGGAAGCTCGATCTTTGGTAAAACAGCAAGTACCGCTGGAGTTAATAAAGCATGAGTAATGGCACGATCCTGTAAAAATCGCAGCAGTAGCATTCCAGGTAATTGAGCCGATTTGGGCGGAATAAATAATGTTCCACCTGAGCCGAATGCTAGCGCAATCTCGAAGATAGACGCATCAAAACTAAGAGAACTAAATTGCAGCACCCGACTGGTACGCGATAGATAAAATGTGCGCTGTTGTGCCTCAACAACATTACACAATCCTTGATGTGATAAAAGTACGCCTTTCGGTGTTCCGGTTGATCCAGACGTATAAATCACATAAGCAAGCTGATCCGGCGTTGAAGTAGCAAGCTTGTGGACTGAATGCGATCGCGCTAAAGGCTGATCCAAACAGAGAATCTTTGCCGCTGACTCCGGTAAAGTATCAACCAGCCAAGATTGGGTAAGCAAAATTGAAACTTGAGTATCATGCAACATCAACTGAAGCCGATCGTGCGGATAGTTTGGATCAAGTGGAACATAAACCCCTCCAGCTTTCCAAATTCCCAGGATTCCGATCACCATTTCACTCGATCGATCCATACACAGTCCAACTAGACCGCCGACTTTAATCCCCATTTGTTGCAAAATTAATGCTAGATCATCGGCTCTTTGATTTAGTTCTTGATAAGTGAGTGATCCTTGTTCTGAAACAAGTGCGATCGCATTCGGATCATGACGAACTTGGGCTTCAAAAATCTGATGAAAACAACGACGATCGCGAACTTCCTGATCGATCGGATTCCAATCTACTAAAATCTGCTCGGTTTCTGCGGCAGTTAGCAACGGTAAATCAGACAGACGATTTTCAGGATTTGCAACAATGCCTTCTAAAAGCGTCTCAAAATGACCTACTAAGCGCTGAATGCGATCGTGATCAAACAAATCGGTACGATAGCTAATAAATCCGCTTAATCCTGCCTGAGATTGCCACAAACTGTGCAATCCATGCGTTGGCTCCCACAGATGAACCTCTAGATCAAACCGAGTACTTCCAAACTTTAGAGGAACAGGTTCTAACTTCAATCCAGGCAACTCTAAAGGCTGCATCGGAGCATTCTGGAGCGCAAACGCAACTTGAAATAGTGGATTACGGCTAAGATCGCGTTCCGGGTCAAGTTCCTCAACTAACTTTTCAAAGGGTAAATCTTGATGTTCATACGCTTCTAACGCTGTAGTGCGAACTTGCTCCAACAATTCCACGAATGAGAGATCATCAGAGAAGCGCGATCGCATCACCAAACTATTCACAAAAAATCCAATCAGTTCTTCGACTTCACCACGATGACGGTTTGCAATTGGAATTCCGATCGCAATATCGTCTTGCTGCGTGTATCGATACAGCAAGGCTTGAAATGCAGCCAGCAATGTCATAAACAACGACGTTCCAAATTGCTGACTCAAGGCTTCTAGTTTCTCAGTGAGTGCTGGAGAAAACTGAACTGGATAAGTTGCACCTTGATAAGTCTGAGCAGAACAGGCACGATCCGCAGGCAGATTTAGCACAGTTAAATCTCGCAGTTGTTCCCGCCAGTATGAAAGCTGCTGTTCTAAGATTTCACCTTGTAGCCAGTTGCGCTGCCAGCAAGCAAAATCACTGTATTGAATCGGTAATGCTGGCAATTGAGGTGATCGTCTTTCGACAAATGCACTATAAAACTCAGCGAGTTCTCGCATCAATACACCAAGCGACCAACCATCTGCAACAATATGGTGCATTGTGAGCAATAGAACTGCATGAGTTGAATCAAATTGCAGCAATGTGAGTCGCAGCAATGGATCAAGCATTAGATTAAACGGGCGTTGTGCTTCAGTAGTGGCAAGCTGTTCGATGATTGATTCTTGCTCTGCTGCGATCGACAAATTGACGATCGATAATTCAACTCTGCTCTCAGGATAAACAATCTGTACGGGCTGTCCATTCTCCTCTGCAAATGTTGTCCGAAGTGCAGCATGACGATGCACGATCGCATCAAACGATCGTTTTAATGCGGCTTGATCAAGGGTTCCAGTGAATCGAATCGCGGCAGACACATTGTAAAACGGGTTGTCGGGTGCAAGTTGAGCTAAAAACCATAATCGCTGCTGAGCAAACGACAAAGGAAATGTGGTTTGAACGTTTAAGTGAGACGATCGCAAATGAGCAATCAACTCTGATTTACGTGCTGTCAATTGTTGGCGCAGTTCTGATGTTAAAACGCCTTCTGGTGCATTGCAGCGTAATCGAGGTTCTGAATCATCCTCGATCGACAACTGCACATCCAGACGTTTTAGATCATCTACCCATTCAGCAATGCTCTTCATAGTTCAAACTCCTCGCGTCGTTGTGTAGCTGGCTTCAGTGCTTCGATTTTGTGCGCCAATTCTCTGATTGTTGGTGCTTCAAAGATCGATCGCAGCGGAAGCTCAATCTGATATCGATCGCGAATCCGTGAAACAAACTGAGTTGCTAACAAAGAATGTCCACCGAGTTCAAAAAAGTTGTCTTCGATGCCGATGGGTTCGCGTCCGAGTAGTTGAACCCAAAGATCAGTTAATGATGCTTCTAAAGAAGTAGTTGCAGCAAGAAAAGCCCTTTCCCGAATAGGATTCACTGGCGCAGGTAGCATTTTTTGATTCACCTTTCCGTTTGCTGTCAATGGCAAGGCATCAATCATGACAAAAGCAGCGGGCAGCATATAGACAGGTAGCTTTGATTTGAGAAACGATCGCAGTTCTCGTTCAGTTAAACTTTCAGAGGTTCGAGGAACAACATATGCGATTAATTGTCGATCGCTTTCTATCTCCCGCACTGTTACGATCGCGTTTTGTACTGTTGGATGTTGAGCTAAAACAGTCTCAATTTCACCTAATTCAATCCGAAACCCTCGAATTTTAATTTGATCATCAATACGCCCTAAAAACTCAAGATTGCCATCGGTGCGATACACCGCACGATCGCCCGTTCGGTACAATCTACAATCCTCGACCTGAATAAACTGTGATGCGGTCAATTCTGAACGATTCAAATATCCCCGCGCCAATCCAGCACCACCCAAGTAAATTTCGCCGCTCACTCCTGCGGGAACAGGCTTCAAATTTGCATCGAATAAATATACTTGAGAATTCGCGATCGCTTGCCCGATTGGAATCGTTGTTGCTGAAACTTGCTCTACCTCATACCAAGTTGAAAAAGTGGTGTTCTCAGTTGGTCCATACACATGAATTAAATGTTGAGGCTTACCGTGTTGAATCAGCGATCGGATACAATTCACATTCGCCATTTCGCCCCCAAACAATAAATACTTGAGCGATCGGAAAGCATTCGGGATCTGATAGATAGTTTGATTCAACAATGCAGTTGTGAGAAATAGAATGTTCACTTGCTGCAATTCGGTGACAAACTCAATCGGTGAAAGCGTTGTTGCTCGATCGAGAACAATCAGTTGAGCACCATTGAGCAATGCACCCCAGATTTCAAACGTCGCCGCATCAAAAGCAAGATTTGCAACTTGTGCAACTCGATCGCTAGATTCGATTTGAATATAGTTCGTAGCACACACTAACCGATTCACCGCTCGATGTGGAATCATCACGCCCTTCGGTGTTCCGCTTGACCCGGATGTATAAATCACATAAGCAAGCTGATCCGCTGTGCAAGCAGTCGATAAATTTTCGTCTGACTCTTGTGCGATCGTATTCCAAGCTTGTTCTAAACAAATCACTTTTGTCCGATCACTTTGAAATTGCTCCATCCAGTCGGATTGCGTCAGAACAACTGCAATACCAGCATCCTCGATCATAAAGCGCAACCGCTCTGGAGGATAACTCGCATCGAGCGGAACATAAGCGCCACCTGTTTTGAGGATTGCTAACATTGCCGCGATCGCTTCCACTCCTCGATCCAAACAAATGCCGACTGGTGTTTCGGTTTCTACCCCACAGTGCTGTAAATACCGCGCTAGTTGATTACTACCTTGATTTAATGCTTCATAGGTAAAAGATCGATTTTCAAATTGAACCGCGATCGACTGCGGACGCATTTTAACTTGATGTTCAAACACTTGATGAACACAAGCCGCTTCAGAATTGTGATTACCCTTCCATTTCTGTAGTAGAGTTTGTTGTTCCTGAGAAGTCAATAACGATAGTGCAGATAAACGAGTTCCTGGATCTGCAACGATCGCTTCTAGTAAGGTTTGAAAGTGTTGTCGCATTGATGCGATCGTAGTTGCATCAAACAGGTCTGTATTGTAGACGATCACACCTCGTAATCCATCCGTTTGCTGCCAACCCTGACCCCACAAATTCCTAAAATTATCCGCGCACTTCCAAACATACAACTCCAAATCAAAGCGTGAAGTTTTTGTTTCCAAAGCAACTGGACTTAGCACCAAACCAGGAAGGACTAATTGCTCCATCGGTGTATTTTGAAGTGCAAAAACAACCTGAAACAGTGGATTTTGATCCAAGCTCCGAATCGGTTGTAGTTCCTCAACTAGCTTTTCAAACGGCAAATCTTGATGATCATAGGCAGCCAGTGTGACCTCTCGTACTTTCTCTAACAAAGCTCGAAACGTGGGATCACCTGTAAGATCAGTTCTAAGCACTAGACTATTTACAAAAAAGCCGATTAATCCTTCTAGTTCGCTCTGATGGCGATTCGCGATCGGCGATCCAATTGCAATATCCGTTTGTCCACTATAGCGATGCAGCAACGTCTTAAACGCTGCTAATAATGTCATAAACAACGTGACACCCATTTGCTGGCTCAGTGCTTCTAACTGATCTAACAATGCTTGCGGTAACTCTAATAATTGACTCGCGCCCTGATGACTCCGCTGAGTGTTCGAGTTTGATAAATTCAGCACAGGAACATCTTTTAATTGTTGCTTCCAGTAATTCAACTGACGAGCAAGAACATCACCTTGTAAATAGTTTCGCTGCCATTGGGCAAAATCCGCATACTGAATCGGCAATTCAGGTAGTACAGCAGTCTTTCCTTCGACCAAAGCTGTATAAAATTCACCAAACTCCCGAATCAGCACGCCACTCGACCACTCATCAAAAATAATGTGGTGCACTGTGATCAACAGTAAATGTTCTGTGTCTTGTAATTGCCAGAGATGCGATCGCACTAATGCCCCGCGATCGAGTTGAAACGGCTGTTCAATCTCCTGCCAAATCTGTGTAAGTGCCACCAATTCATGTTCAGGAACTCCTCGCAAATCTGTATAATTCAGTGGAATTTGCAGCGATTGAGTGACGACCTGAAGCAACTGTCCATCTGATGTATCAAAGGTTGTTCTGAGAATTTCGTGACGACGAACGATCGCTTGAAGACTATTTTGAAGTTGCGATCGCATCAGAGAACCCGTGAGCCGAAAAACCAAAGGCGTATTGTAAAGAGAAGCTTCAGGCAGCAATTGTTCAACAAACCATAAGCGCTGTTGAGCAAACGAGGCTGGAAACACAAAAAAATCTTCTTCAAGCTGACCTGAAAGCATTAATCACTTACGCCAAGAGAATCTCACTTTGTTTTAAGACGAATCAACGCGACAAAATTATGCTTTAAGATAGATTTCAACTCAAAATATTGTTTTTTTTTATTGCGTTTTCATGCGAAGCTGTACATTCTAAGACCTTTTATACACGTCAGCTTCTCAAACGTTCTCTTAGACACAATCATTTGATCGAAGCGTTAAGATCAACCAGATGTAGGCACTTGAGATCGCACAAAGCTCCAATGATTGACCCTTTTAACCCTGACGAAGATGAAACGATCGTTCAAGCTGTTCAGGAAAGTTTACAGCAGATGGCGCTTCAACTGGGGCAACCTCACGATGCGACTGCAATCCGTCAACTTTACGAATCGACGCAGGAACTAGTCACCCACCTTTCTCCCGATCCGCTCACTCTAGCGCGGTTGGCTGGCGTATTGTTCGTGTATCAACTCCCAGACACCGAT contains:
- a CDS encoding non-ribosomal peptide synthetase; this encodes MKSIAEWVDDLKRLDVQLSIEDDSEPRLRCNAPEGVLTSELRQQLTARKSELIAHLRSSHLNVQTTFPLSFAQQRLWFLAQLAPDNPFYNVSAAIRFTGTLDQAALKRSFDAIVHRHAALRTTFAEENGQPVQIVYPESRVELSIVNLSIAAEQESIIEQLATTEAQRPFNLMLDPLLRLTLLQFDSTHAVLLLTMHHIVADGWSLGVLMRELAEFYSAFVERRSPQLPALPIQYSDFACWQRNWLQGEILEQQLSYWREQLRDLTVLNLPADRACSAQTYQGATYPVQFSPALTEKLEALSQQFGTSLFMTLLAAFQALLYRYTQQDDIAIGIPIANRHRGEVEELIGFFVNSLVMRSRFSDDLSFVELLEQVRTTALEAYEHQDLPFEKLVEELDPERDLSRNPLFQVAFALQNAPMQPLELPGLKLEPVPLKFGSTRFDLEVHLWEPTHGLHSLWQSQAGLSGFISYRTDLFDHDRIQRLVGHFETLLEGIVANPENRLSDLPLLTAAETEQILVDWNPIDQEVRDRRCFHQIFEAQVRHDPNAIALVSEQGSLTYQELNQRADDLALILQQMGIKVGGLVGLCMDRSSEMVIGILGIWKAGGVYVPLDPNYPHDRLQLMLHDTQVSILLTQSWLVDTLPESAAKILCLDQPLARSHSVHKLATSTPDQLAYVIYTSGSTGTPKGVLLSHQGLCNVVEAQQRTFYLSRTSRVLQFSSLSFDASIFEIALAFGSGGTLFIPPKSAQLPGMLLLRFLQDRAITHALLTPAVLAVLPKIELPELQVLITGGEACSSQVIDRWSVDRHFFNAYGPTEATIWSTVAELHPGDAPSLIGHPIQNTQVYIFDADLNPVPVGISGEMYIGGEGIARGYLDRPELTAERFIRWKDSILYKTGDLARFRADGAIEFLGRIDNQIKIRGFRVELGEIETTLQRHPAVQDAAIITSGNTESEKRLLAYFSLNPQALREAESLSSQQIQHWQTLYNQTYQTSEQTQSFNTIGWNSSYTAQSIPIEQMQEWVNDRVQQILALKPKRILEIGCGTGLLLFQLAPHCEKYVATDFSSAALETIQHQLGELPHVELLHRTATDFEGIDSTFDLVILNSIVQYFPTVDYLLQVLDQAIERIAPGGVLFVGDVRNLRLLNAFHAWMQFNQADATLDRNELRQLVARSQFEEPELAIDPTFFYALRDRHSRMTGVQIRLSRGRSHNEMTQFRYNVLLHCDQSTREGLVEELPAMSIAAAKKILTETKPDYLRITNVSNSRVIDAVRTATWLNHTEAPKTVGQMRERLQQATEAIDPQDWWDLETAIPYTIEITWSTNQGNYDVLFVRKGVDIGIDRPVTVHSNWYQYTNNPIQSQFARQLIPDLRQCLKQSLPEYMIPSAFVPLAALPMTTNGKVDRQVLRLMEQNQSKAIVQSSSETTTESMLLEIWKDLLRLNHATIHENFFELGGHSLLATQLTSRVRDAFGLELPLKSVFEAPTIAKLAPILDSLRETSASKIPPLVRLDRSAYRQKRLTQVEPIVEPQTAVSWSPIVPLTLSTKPAFFCVHPLFGVVLPYLELADALKNDCSFYGLQSSGLDGSPPLDRIEAIASYYVDAIQTVQPEGPYRLGGWSFGGWVAYEMAQQLRQAGKQVELLAMIDTPARTNLSVYQSLKFLIGTALWSMMPFLLDYGALALHRSRSSWMSRWQWSRLVQSIPEAAQLRLLDESTLTPLLRVMYANAQAAYRYVPKPYVDRLTLFRAEGQAIGKDATLGWSSLVDDIQLYQVPGNHLSLLKSPHVKMLAEHLRECL
- a CDS encoding non-ribosomal peptide synthetase, which translates into the protein MLSGQLEEDFFVFPASFAQQRLWFVEQLLPEASLYNTPLVFRLTGSLMRSQLQNSLQAIVRRHEILRTTFDTSDGQLLQVVTQSLQIPLNYTDLRGVPEHELVALTQIWQEIEQPFQLDRGALVRSHLWQLQDTEHLLLITVHHIIFDEWSSGVLIREFGEFYTALVEGKTAVLPELPIQYADFAQWQRNYLQGDVLARQLNYWKQQLKDVPVLNLSNSNTQRSHQGASQLLELPQALLDQLEALSQQMGVTLFMTLLAAFKTLLHRYSGQTDIAIGSPIANRHQSELEGLIGFFVNSLVLRTDLTGDPTFRALLEKVREVTLAAYDHQDLPFEKLVEELQPIRSLDQNPLFQVVFALQNTPMEQLVLPGLVLSPVALETKTSRFDLELYVWKCADNFRNLWGQGWQQTDGLRGVIVYNTDLFDATTIASMRQHFQTLLEAIVADPGTRLSALSLLTSQEQQTLLQKWKGNHNSEAACVHQVFEHQVKMRPQSIAVQFENRSFTYEALNQGSNQLARYLQHCGVETETPVGICLDRGVEAIAAMLAILKTGGAYVPLDASYPPERLRFMIEDAGIAVVLTQSDWMEQFQSDRTKVICLEQAWNTIAQESDENLSTACTADQLAYVIYTSGSSGTPKGVMIPHRAVNRLVCATNYIQIESSDRVAQVANLAFDAATFEIWGALLNGAQLIVLDRATTLSPIEFVTELQQVNILFLTTALLNQTIYQIPNAFRSLKYLLFGGEMANVNCIRSLIQHGKPQHLIHVYGPTENTTFSTWYEVEQVSATTIPIGQAIANSQVYLFDANLKPVPAGVSGEIYLGGAGLARGYLNRSELTASQFIQVEDCRLYRTGDRAVYRTDGNLEFLGRIDDQIKIRGFRIELGEIETVLAQHPTVQNAIVTVREIESDRQLIAYVVPRTSESLTERELRSFLKSKLPVYMLPAAFVMIDALPLTANGKVNQKMLPAPVNPIRERAFLAATTSLEASLTDLWVQLLGREPIGIEDNFFELGGHSLLATQFVSRIRDRYQIELPLRSIFEAPTIRELAHKIEALKPATQRREEFEL